Proteins encoded by one window of Streptomyces sp. LX-29:
- a CDS encoding type II toxin-antitoxin system VapB family antitoxin, whose amino-acid sequence MIFKRIGNGRPYPDHGRESTRQWADVAPRPVRLDQLVTTKQQLDLETLLAEDSTFYGDLFAHVVKWQGDLYLEDGLHRAVRAALQQRQVLHARVLELG is encoded by the coding sequence GTGATCTTCAAGCGCATCGGAAACGGGCGGCCGTACCCCGACCACGGCCGGGAAAGCACCCGCCAGTGGGCGGATGTCGCCCCACGCCCGGTACGCCTTGACCAGTTGGTCACCACGAAGCAGCAGCTCGACCTGGAGACGCTGCTCGCGGAGGACTCGACGTTCTACGGCGACCTGTTCGCCCACGTCGTGAAGTGGCAGGGCGACCTCTATCTGGAGGACGGGTTGCACCGTGCGGTGCGCGCGGCGCTCCAGCAGCGTCAGGTGCTGCACGCGCGCGTGCTCGAACTGGGCTGA
- a CDS encoding helicase HerA-like domain-containing protein, producing MNESPPSATERSPRAPWEDVPRRIAEAYLCSGPALDLGALLWDGGCRADAPIRVPLSVLNRHGLVAGAPGSGRTTTLQLIAEQLSEAGVPVFLSDVEGDVSGIAAPGAGGERVARRAAEVGQEWSPGGFPAVFYALGGIGPGVPLRATVTDFGPLLLARALGLDRTEERSLELIFHYADAEGLELIELRDLRAVVAFLVSDEGKTELKAVGGLSAATAGVVLRTLTAFEREGAGAFFGEPEFDTAELLCTAPDGRGVVSVLRPPAGQDRPRLFSTFLMWLLADLFHELPEVGDVDRPKLVFFFAAARPLFDDASAGFLESITRTVRLLRSRGVGIYFVTRAAGDVPAEVLGQLGNRVQHALSALTPDEATALKATVRTFPETAYDLEGLLTGLGTGEAVVTVVSERGAPTPVAAVRLRAPRSRMGPIEPAELERAVTGSVLFERYAQAVDRDAAYEKLAAVEAAKETGAAGAAAASAGPGTGAGGGERRARRDREPRFEPETLVDQVVGGGIRTTLARSVATRRGGEISRSLCGTARRRGR from the coding sequence ATGAATGAGAGCCCTCCGTCCGCCACCGAGCGCTCCCCCCGAGCGCCATGGGAGGACGTCCCGAGGCGGATCGCCGAGGCGTATCTCTGCTCCGGGCCGGCGCTCGATCTCGGCGCGCTGCTGTGGGACGGCGGCTGCCGCGCCGACGCTCCGATCCGCGTCCCGCTGTCCGTCCTGAACCGCCACGGGCTGGTCGCCGGCGCCCCCGGAAGCGGCAGGACCACGACGCTCCAGCTGATCGCCGAGCAGCTCTCCGAGGCCGGGGTCCCGGTCTTCCTCTCCGACGTTGAGGGCGACGTCTCCGGGATCGCCGCCCCCGGCGCGGGCGGGGAGCGGGTCGCCCGGCGGGCCGCCGAGGTGGGGCAGGAGTGGTCGCCGGGCGGCTTCCCCGCGGTGTTCTACGCGCTGGGCGGCATCGGCCCCGGCGTTCCGCTGCGCGCCACCGTCACCGACTTCGGCCCGCTGTTGCTGGCGAGGGCGCTGGGCCTCGACCGCACCGAGGAGCGGTCGCTCGAGCTGATCTTCCACTACGCCGACGCCGAGGGCCTGGAGCTGATCGAGCTCAGGGATCTGCGGGCGGTGGTCGCCTTCCTCGTCTCCGACGAGGGCAAGACCGAGCTCAAGGCCGTCGGCGGGCTCTCGGCGGCGACCGCGGGGGTGGTCCTGCGGACGCTGACCGCGTTCGAGCGGGAGGGCGCCGGCGCGTTCTTCGGGGAGCCGGAGTTCGACACGGCGGAGCTGCTGTGCACCGCCCCGGACGGCCGTGGCGTCGTCTCCGTGCTGCGACCGCCCGCCGGCCAGGACCGGCCGCGGCTGTTCTCCACCTTTCTGATGTGGCTGCTGGCCGACCTCTTCCACGAGCTGCCGGAGGTCGGCGACGTGGACCGGCCCAAGCTGGTGTTCTTCTTCGCCGCGGCCCGTCCGCTCTTCGACGACGCCTCCGCCGGGTTCCTGGAGTCGATCACGCGGACGGTGCGGCTGCTCCGCTCCAGGGGTGTCGGGATCTACTTCGTGACCCGGGCGGCGGGCGACGTCCCGGCCGAGGTGCTCGGGCAGCTCGGCAACCGGGTGCAGCACGCGCTGAGCGCCCTCACGCCCGACGAGGCCACGGCGCTGAAGGCGACCGTGCGGACCTTTCCCGAGACCGCCTATGACCTGGAGGGGCTGCTCACCGGGCTGGGGACGGGCGAGGCGGTGGTCACCGTGGTGAGCGAGCGGGGCGCGCCGACGCCGGTCGCGGCGGTGCGGCTGCGGGCGCCCCGGTCCCGCATGGGGCCGATCGAGCCGGCGGAGCTGGAACGCGCGGTCACCGGCTCCGTGCTCTTCGAACGTTATGCACAGGCTGTGGATCGCGACGCCGCGTACGAGAAGCTGGCCGCGGTCGAGGCCGCGAAGGAGACGGGGGCGGCGGGAGCCGCGGCCGCTTCCGCGGGGCCCGGGACGGGCGCGGGCGGTGGGGAGCGGAGGGCCCGGCGGGACCGAGAGCCCCGGTTCGAGCCTGAGACCCTCGTCGACCAGGTCGTCGGCGGCGGGATCCGCACCACTCTCGCCCGTTCGGTCGCCACCCGGCGGGGTGGGGAGATCTCCCGTTCCCTCTGCGGCACGGCCCGCCGCCGCGGGCGCTGA
- the tadA gene encoding tRNA adenosine(34) deaminase TadA, which yields MTADPPPAVAPDPVRDPWRAAMRLALDEAVRAPETGDVPVGAVVLGPDGAVLGRGHNEREATGDPTAHAEVLALREASRRIGEWRLTGCTLVVTLEPCTMCAGAIVLSRVDRVVYGAVDPKAGAVGSLWDVVRDRRLNHRPEVIHDVLAEDCATLLTRFFRDRPQP from the coding sequence ATGACCGCTGATCCCCCGCCCGCCGTCGCTCCCGACCCCGTACGCGACCCCTGGCGCGCCGCCATGCGGCTCGCCCTCGACGAGGCCGTACGAGCCCCGGAGACGGGCGATGTGCCGGTCGGCGCCGTCGTGCTGGGCCCCGACGGCGCGGTGCTCGGCCGCGGCCACAACGAACGCGAGGCGACGGGCGACCCCACCGCCCACGCCGAAGTCCTCGCCCTGCGCGAGGCGTCGCGACGCATCGGCGAGTGGCGGCTGACCGGCTGCACGCTGGTGGTGACCCTGGAGCCGTGCACCATGTGCGCGGGCGCCATCGTGCTGTCCCGCGTCGACCGGGTCGTCTACGGCGCCGTCGACCCCAAGGCGGGCGCGGTCGGCTCGCTCTGGGACGTCGTGCGCGACCGCCGGCTCAACCACCGCCCCGAGGTCATCCACGACGTCCTCGCCGAGGACTGCGCCACCCTCCTCACCCGCTTCTTCCGCGACCGCCCCCAGCCCTGA
- a CDS encoding LytR C-terminal domain-containing protein produces MSMLTPPGMGGNYRITGNRYPRMRRPTGRRRLVLAAVGSAAALGLLGWGTVQLIDVFSGDDEGTRTAAHGTEGRGDCADGGRDTETRSQPATGPNPSATAVPKPSQITVNVYNATERTGLAKETAEALEKRGFRIGEVGNATAEYDKKIKAPGLLLGAPAATNGAFDVLGTQVRDVRTKNDARGGKDVDLIIGDAFTDLTAKREADRALAALTKPAPSAADGAAAKCEPTARG; encoded by the coding sequence ATGAGCATGCTCACCCCTCCCGGCATGGGCGGAAACTACCGGATCACGGGCAACCGTTATCCGCGGATGCGCCGCCCCACGGGTCGGCGCCGGCTGGTGCTCGCCGCCGTCGGCTCGGCCGCGGCGCTCGGCCTCCTGGGCTGGGGAACGGTGCAGCTCATCGACGTCTTCTCGGGTGACGACGAGGGCACGCGCACGGCCGCCCACGGCACCGAGGGGCGGGGAGACTGCGCGGACGGCGGTCGGGACACCGAGACGCGGAGCCAGCCCGCCACGGGGCCGAACCCGTCCGCCACGGCCGTGCCCAAGCCGTCCCAGATCACGGTCAACGTCTACAACGCGACCGAGCGCACCGGGCTCGCCAAGGAGACCGCCGAGGCGCTCGAGAAGCGCGGCTTCAGGATCGGCGAGGTGGGCAACGCCACGGCCGAGTACGACAAGAAGATCAAGGCCCCCGGCCTGCTGCTGGGCGCCCCGGCGGCCACCAACGGCGCCTTCGACGTGTTGGGCACGCAGGTGCGCGACGTCCGCACCAAGAACGACGCCCGCGGCGGCAAGGACGTCGACCTGATCATCGGGGACGCCTTCACCGACCTCACCGCGAAGCGGGAGGCGGACCGGGCGCTGGCCGCGCTGACCAAGCCCGCCCCGTCCGCGGCGGACGGCGCCGCCGCGAAGTGCGAGCCCACCGCCCGGGGCTGA
- the upp gene encoding uracil phosphoribosyltransferase, protein MRIHVVDHPLVAHKLTTLRDKRTDSPTFRRLADELVTLLAYEATRDVRTEQVDIDTPVTATTGVRLARPRPLVVPILRAGLGMLDGMVRLLPTAEVGFLGMIRDEETLQASTYATRMPDDLSGRQVYVLDPMLATGGTLVAAINELISRGADDVTALCLLAAPEGVEIMERELEGAPVTVVTAAVDERLNESGYIVPGLGDAGDRMYGAAG, encoded by the coding sequence ATGCGGATCCACGTCGTCGACCACCCGCTGGTGGCGCACAAACTCACCACGCTGCGCGACAAGCGCACCGACTCCCCCACCTTCCGGCGGCTCGCCGACGAGCTGGTCACCCTGCTCGCCTACGAGGCGACGCGGGATGTGCGCACCGAGCAGGTCGACATCGACACCCCGGTGACGGCGACCACCGGCGTCCGGCTGGCCCGGCCCCGTCCGCTGGTGGTGCCGATCCTGCGGGCCGGCCTCGGCATGCTCGACGGCATGGTCCGGCTGCTGCCCACCGCCGAGGTCGGCTTCCTCGGCATGATCCGCGACGAGGAGACGCTGCAGGCGTCCACCTACGCCACCCGGATGCCGGACGACCTCTCCGGTCGCCAGGTCTATGTGCTCGACCCGATGCTCGCCACCGGCGGCACCCTGGTCGCGGCCATCAACGAGCTGATCTCCCGGGGCGCCGACGACGTCACCGCCCTGTGCCTGCTGGCCGCCCCGGAGGGCGTCGAGATCATGGAGCGCGAGCTGGAGGGCGCCCCGGTCACCGTGGTGACCGCCGCCGTCGACGAGCGGCTCAACGAGAGCGGCTACATCGTTCCGGGCCTCGGCGACGCCGGCGACCGGATGTACGGCGCGGCCGGCTGA
- a CDS encoding M28 family metallopeptidase, whose product MDVRSLSSARRAVAALAAAALATPLLISSASAAPAQGAGHGEDPAKKARKLARQLVRASSAEGALDHLERLQEIAEESDGHRAAGSPGHNASAAYVYKLLRKAGYRVSYQPFEFTYTEALAEKLSVVSPAPRDVPIKELTYTKSTPVGGITAAVAVARVDDTPGCEAADYASGGFTGKIALIKRGGCAFADKQKAAAEAGAVGAIVYNHVPGALNGTIGDPADARIPTGGISQADGEALVAEAGRGEVTVTLEVRELQEKRRTHNVIAETRGGNPDRTVMLGSHLDSVAAGPGINDNGSGSAGLLEVALELAETHKKPTNKIRFAWWSAEELGLLGSDAYVAKLTEAQRKQIALYLNFDMIASPNAAQFVYDGDNSDGVGAPAGPAGSAQLEKQINDFLDRRGLPHEGTDFTGRSDYGPFIKVGIPSGGTFTGAEGVKTAGQAAKYGGEAGVAYDACYHAACDDIDNLDLDALDTNVDVIANAVGTYAHDLSSLSEPVTTVPTTGDAGSGGGLHDDHDRVTE is encoded by the coding sequence ATGGACGTCCGTTCTCTGTCATCCGCGCGCCGCGCGGTCGCCGCGCTGGCCGCCGCCGCGCTGGCCACACCGCTGCTGATCTCCTCGGCCTCGGCCGCCCCGGCGCAGGGCGCCGGCCACGGGGAGGACCCCGCCAAGAAGGCCCGGAAGCTGGCGCGCCAGCTGGTCCGGGCGTCCTCCGCCGAGGGCGCCCTGGACCACCTGGAGAGACTCCAGGAGATAGCCGAGGAGTCGGACGGCCATCGCGCCGCCGGCTCACCCGGCCACAACGCCTCCGCCGCGTACGTCTACAAGCTGCTCCGGAAGGCCGGCTACCGCGTCTCGTACCAGCCCTTCGAGTTCACGTACACCGAGGCCCTCGCCGAGAAGCTCTCGGTGGTCTCCCCCGCGCCGCGGGACGTGCCGATCAAGGAGCTGACGTACACCAAGAGCACCCCGGTCGGCGGGATCACGGCCGCCGTGGCCGTGGCCCGGGTCGACGACACCCCCGGCTGTGAGGCCGCGGACTACGCCTCGGGAGGCTTCACCGGGAAGATCGCGCTGATCAAGCGCGGCGGCTGCGCCTTCGCGGACAAGCAGAAGGCGGCGGCCGAGGCCGGCGCGGTGGGGGCGATCGTCTACAACCACGTGCCGGGCGCGCTGAACGGCACCATCGGCGACCCGGCCGACGCCCGGATACCCACCGGCGGCATCTCCCAGGCCGACGGCGAGGCGCTGGTCGCGGAGGCCGGGCGCGGCGAGGTGACCGTCACCCTCGAGGTGCGCGAGCTCCAGGAGAAGCGCCGGACCCACAACGTGATCGCCGAGACGCGCGGCGGCAACCCCGACCGGACGGTGATGCTCGGCTCGCACCTGGACTCCGTCGCCGCCGGCCCCGGCATCAACGACAACGGCTCCGGCTCGGCCGGTCTGCTGGAGGTGGCGCTGGAGCTCGCCGAGACCCACAAGAAGCCCACCAACAAGATCCGCTTCGCGTGGTGGTCCGCGGAGGAGCTGGGGCTGCTCGGCTCCGACGCATACGTCGCCAAGCTCACCGAGGCGCAGCGCAAGCAGATCGCGCTCTACCTCAACTTCGACATGATCGCCTCGCCGAACGCCGCCCAGTTCGTCTACGACGGCGACAACTCCGACGGCGTCGGCGCCCCGGCCGGCCCCGCGGGCTCGGCCCAGTTGGAGAAGCAGATCAACGACTTCCTGGACCGCCGGGGCCTCCCGCACGAGGGCACCGACTTCACCGGCCGCTCCGACTACGGCCCGTTCATCAAGGTGGGCATCCCCTCCGGCGGCACCTTCACCGGCGCCGAGGGCGTCAAGACGGCCGGCCAGGCCGCGAAGTACGGCGGCGAGGCGGGCGTGGCGTACGACGCCTGCTACCACGCGGCGTGCGACGACATCGACAACCTGGACCTCGACGCCCTGGACACCAACGTCGACGTGATCGCGAACGCCGTCGGCACCTACGCCCACGACCTGAGCTCGCTGTCCGAGCCGGTGACCACCGTGCCCACCACGGGTGACGCGGGCAGCGGCGGCGGGCTGCACGACGACCACGACCGGGTGACGGAGTGA